The window GATGCATATAATGCTATCACAATTCTGAAACAAAAATGAgaaactctctcactctctctctctctctctctctctatatatatatatatatatatatatatagatagatagatagatagatagcatGCTGCTTAGATTTTAAATCTGACCTCAAAAAAGCTTAGGAAAAAAGTTCAATGGTTTAGGATTTTTGTTCTAATGTTTGTGTTCTGACATTGATCAGAAAGTCACAGAACTTTAGcattattttgatttaatacatTATCTTTATCAGACATACATGGATGTGGGACCatgcacaaaaataaaaactgcaaAGTATAAAAACTATATACACTTATTGTCCAATTTATTTTGAAAACCTTCACTCATACATGCAATTATTTTAGTTTCTGAAAatttcacatcaaccatcagaatgtaGCAAACATGGGATTTCAGTCATTTTGAGCATGATATGATTGTTGGTGCTAGATGGGCTGGTTATTTAAATGATGATCTTCTGGGATTTTTAGGCACAACAGTCTCCTTAGTTTCCTCTGAGTTATGTAATAcagaaaaaacatccagtgagggGTGGTTGTGTGGACAGAAATCCCCTGTTATAGGAATGCTTGTCTGACACTAACAATCATGTCACACTCAAAACCATGATGACCCTTTTCACCCATTCTTTTGTCTATGGTTATATCTGCATGATGTATGAGGCTCAGaatgcatgaatgagtaggtggtatatataaatatatatatatatatatatatatatatatatatatatatatatatatatatatatatatatatatataaactcagAGATTTTAGCTGCAACTTGTGCTGAAAGGGACACCCCAAAACAAATATGTAATTACCTGTTTACTTCCACTATTCCACATACTAGCTAAGACTAGCCTACTGGGCTATATAACAGACTTTTTGTACATACATTTGTATGTAGACATTATGCAGCACAGAAAGCCATTCATTGTAATATCGATACAGGGAAGTAAGTGCACACTTTATTACAAATCACAACAAAAATAAAGTCCCCAATTTAAAAAATCCACTTAAACAAAGTGAACTTTAATCTGTGCTTTTATGACTTTGTAGAGGGGTTAATCATGTTTGACACACTATTCTTAGAGTTGAGGAGGGACTGGTCCACTTCCTTTGTTTTGTGCTGGCATGTGTGTGCTGTTTGTCCCTTTGGTGTGATGCAGCCTTTAGGTTTAGGTATCCTGGTGGGACCAGACCTTTGGAATGCTTCAAGAGGTATCTGTCAGGACGAAAGAGTGAAAACACACAGGGTATGAAACAACCAGTATGCTAGATATAACTAGACATAACAAGTGCTTGGGTGCAATtaaaatagtattattattaagtgcTGCATATATTAGCAATGATTTTCCAGCTTCTTTCAGTAGATGATTTTTTCCCCAGCAAGTACAGAGTTAGCATGATGATAATCCAACCTCCAGATCTAATTAACACTCTTGActataatcaaatcctcactgcagttTTTTACAATCCACTAGAGAGTCTTTTCTGAATGGtcgagactgttactccaacaaaagcagcataaacccTTTCTTAATACCTATGCTTTTAGATGAGACAATTAATAAGTAGAGCTCCCAACATTTTTTCCATATAGTTTAGGTATGTAAGggtatttcatttttttccttacatttatttttactgtcTTTGTTTTCAGCTTATACCTTGTATACACATATATTTCTGTTTAGCTTATTATTTGCTTTCTAGAACATATTTTTCTTATCTCTGTTTGTATTTGCTTTGTatgaaaattaacattttgcctaaatCAAATGCAATCTGTAAGTACCTACCTAATCATGGCTGCTGctgagttttttctttttttcactgcTAGTAATAATCATAGTGGTTGTGATTGTGCTAAATGTCAGCTAGTCAGCTCTTTGGTGCTTAAAATGGACCAGCTAGAGGTATGCATTCTGGGTTTCTTAAACAATAAAGAGCAAGATTTACTGATAGCAGCCCCAGGTGCTTCAAGGAGAGCTAGCACCTTCTCAACTCCAGCATTAGAGCACTCACAGCGGGCGAGTGGGTGATATCTCAGCAGCATAGccagaaagctaaggctaaatctagcccaccggaacatcACTCTCCCCCGAATTGTGTGTCAAACATGTCCACCAGACCGCAGTCAGTGAGGCTAAACCAACCACCTGCAAGCTGCCTTGAGGCGTCACCTAGGTTCaactgtattgagactgtgtgcTAATCAATTAGAAACTCTgcaacaccttcacttcttttgagagtTTTTTCATGTACATATCTAATTCAGTAACAAATAAGAATGCATTTTCATTGAATAATATTTACAGGCCTCAAGGGCCTACTACTCagaattttttaaacaaatttagtgattttgccaCAGGCTTAGCAGTGTGCAGTGAAAAAGGTAATAATTCTAGGAAATGTTATCATTAATTTTCAAAAGACTGCTGAATTATTAACAAAGGCATTTAGATCACTCTTATATACTCAAAACATAATTGGGCCTACACATACCATAATCATACCTTGGATATAGTTTTGACCGTGGATGCTAGCACTAATAACCTAAATATTCTCAAAGCTCATTAGTCTCAGACTTTAGCTAATTTCATGTGAGTTACTTCATCTCCATGTCCCCTCGCTTTTGTCTGCACCACTGACAGCACTACAATTTGTTGAAAACCTTCCAGATTTATTGGCCTCAGTCTACTCTTTATCAGACCCAGTGGAGCTTGACAGATTAACTAActgtctaaataaataaataaataaaataccttTTGATCTTCCTTGGACAAAGTGGTAccacttaaatgtaaaatgacaaggcaagcTTACGCCATGGCACACTGAAGCTGGAGgtattgataataataaaatacaatccTAGAGTGCTTTTTATTGTGATTTCTAAACATACTAAAATCAGGCTGGCAAACTTTGTGTGGTTTaacttttggtaattaatgtttcacTTTAGATAAAGGTTACAGATCCAGGGGTTAAAAAGCACAGGGAATTGTGGTAAACTGAGATGCTGGTGCTGTCATCCCGCTGTTTGCaagcgatcactcaggtttgtggacagtggagcagatggatgcttTTCTTTCAGGGTGCTACCGTGTGTTTGttactttctttctctttccttttattttaattCTCTGTACCTTCTCCAAGTAAATGAAAGATTGACCAATCTCCCTACAATACTGTTAAATGATTATGTATTTACATCATCTGTCTGGTCTATACTGTGTCTGCAGTTTAATTTCCACTGCATACACCCAATTTGCTACTTAACACCTCATTAACCCTGTATCATCCTGTTTTATTCTTTACTTCTTCCTAATTTGCGCATTCTTGTTTGTTTCATCTTCTCACATGTATTGCACATTTATTTCTTCCCTCTATTTGAATTGTGCATTTTGCAGTTTTATTAGATGTACTTTATTGCACTCTACCTCATTCTGCTTAAGTTGACACTTAATTTGCTTAAGTTGAATGCTTTATTTATATTACACTTAATTTATATGATTGCAACCTTGCACTTCAGGATAGTAATAAAAAATTGTTAGTGAACAGAAACGGttgaggtcaagttgaggtctggaagatcAGGAAAACTTTCCAAAAGAACTTGCTAGAAAGGTAAAACATAACCCCACTTTGACTTCAAATAACCTTGAGGAAGATTTAGAAGACTctggacacctgcacaaatatgaccatAATGGAAAggtcatcagaagaaaatctTTTCATGCCTCCTCACCACAGAATTTGACTATTGAaagaaacatctaaacaagcctgatgcatttgcaaacactgtgttaaaaatgtttggaGAAATATGGTGCATGATTTTAAATGTCATGCATGGGTGGAAGACTTTTGTTTTTAAGTTTGTGTTGGAGGCAGTGGCATGGGAAGCATCTCTGGCAGAGGAATTGATTACAGAGGCAGAGGAATTGATTACATTTAATGcaagcaaattctggaagccaACATCACCTGGTAAAAAAATATGAAGAGGAAAGGAAGATGGCTTCTAcggcatgaaaatgatgcttaACACACCTCAAATGTCACAATGGATTAACTCAAGaggtgcaagctgaaggttttgtcATGGCCCTCACACACCCTTGACGTAAACATCATCGGAAATCTGTGGATAGAATAGGCagaaatcccccaaacaagaactgaaagaatcTGACTACACAAAGCCTTCACAGGCTGTGGTACAGCTGTGGCCAAAGTGGATATAACTAaatactgaccatgcagggtgcccaaatgtTATATTTTAAAAGCACATCAATTGTAAATATGTaatctttaaatgttattcCTTTAGGAATGCAGTATTAGCAGTAAGGAAGGGAAACAATAAACAGACATGAATAGTTTTCACATGAGTCAACTAGAAAACCCAGGGACAAATCTCAACACACAGCAGCCACAGAGCCAAAGCAGTGCTAAAATAGAGCAGAAGCAAACACGCGTCCTTCAAGTCCTAATGCCCAGCTATGTTACTGTATTTTGAATGGGTAGACTTGCATGCCTACATAATGagaaaatgtaattacatttacattatctaGGGTGCAAGGGTTCCCCTAAAACTGCCCCCTGATCAGTAGTCTAGCATTTGCCACCTGGCACAGCTTTTGGCACCTGCACAGAATTTATGTATCTGCTGCCTTAAAGTGtaatggaaaatggaaaagcCTTCAGCtttgtgaaaagaaaaagaaaacgtcCAATTGCTcctgaatgaaaaaaatatttacaggTTAATCGGTAAGAAACAAATAATTTTCAAAGTGTGATAAGGTTGACCATATCTtggtttttttaaaaatgaagacaCTAAAAAAGGTTTCAAGCAGGCCTAATTTGTATGACCATCACTTACCAagactaataaatagccttaatagttcatatggcCGAATAATCACTTCATCTAATGTGTCAACAAGTTAAATAAACTTAGATaagcaaaaataaattaaaaatttaatgtattttcatacaaaaaaaaaatatatatataaatagttgCTATAAAAATTGACTATTTTTATACTATAAAGTCGACAGTACTCCTATTTCAGCCTGGTAAGCTTGCCATGGTTAGGTCTGGTTTTGCTGGTTTTACTGGGattataaaaataacaaatctaACAAATCTGCATAACTGCACTATGGATGATGTTAGGACTGAAAAAGGTATGTAAATATAGTATGTGACATAATAGTAGGGGAGGATGAGATCTCCATCCAGACAGACCAAACGATACTGACTCAGGCTAACGACATGACTATGATATATATCTGCAGCAAGTTGTGCAAGAATGCATGTAGCCTTAAAGTCCATCAGGCCAGAATGAAATGCTATAGCAAAAGGAGATGCAGACTACCAAAAATACAATGTCAACATGCCAAAGCGTGCTGCGTTTGTTGTAAATCAGTTTGGCTTTACAAAACAACAGCTCGGGGACAAACATTGTGGCCAGCTAGCCTGCTCAGCAGAGGAAGTTCCAATGCTTTAACCTTTAAAGATCTTGAAGGTGATATGGCGAAAGGGGAGAGTTGCAGACCAGTGGAGGTACGTAGAGGGAGAGTGGATCTCAAAAATGCATCAGCCAGTTACGGTCCATCTCATTGTTGAGTGTCGAAGTCTTTTTTAAGCATTGTTTTCCGGAGACTTAAAGAGTTTTTCTCTAAGAACAACTACATCGATCCCTCAGTGCAGAAGGGTGGCATTCCTGGTTAGTTAGACCACACTGGTGGAGTTACAGAACTCATCAGAGAAGCCCATGAGAATAGAGGCGACTTATATGTGCTGTGGCTGGATTTGGCCAATGCGTATGGATCCATTCCACACAGATTGGTTGAGCTTGCACTATACCGCCACCATGTCCCAAGTGCGATCAAGGACCTGATCATGGATTATTACAACAACTTCAGGTTAAGGGTCACTTCTGGGGAAGTAACATCAGAAAAATCAGCTGGAAAAATGAATTATAACTAAGTGTACACTCTCAGTCATTCTCTTTGCCATGgcaatgaacatgaacatgagcaAGGTTTTTACTGAAGAAATCATGGTGACTCGCACAAGAGTTTTTCCCAAACACCCAAGTGGTCAAGGCCAGAGGGAAGGAGAGACACCAGCTAATCCAGGAAGAGGTTCGAGCAGGCATGGAGGCAGAGCAAGTGAGCAGAACAGTGGGGCTCAGGCAGCAGGGGGCATGGACAAAGTGCTAGACTATACTACAGTGCAAAGTCACCTGGACAAACACCAGGCAGGTAGACTTTTATCACATCTGTTTCCTCATCCAGGCTGTATATGTGATGCCCTGCCAACCTCCATGTGTGGGGTAAGAGTGAGACACCAGCATGCCACCTATGCTCGGGAAGGGGATCCTTGCAACACTTGCTGAGTAGCTGTTCAAAGGTCACTGCCGCTGGCGCCATGACCAAGTGCTAAAGGCGGTTGCAGAAAGTATATGCAATGCCATCATCCCTGGCAAACACTGTCTTGCCCCAAAGACAACAACTGCCTTTCTCAGTGCTTGAGAGGAACACTGTCAACAGCGAAGAACAAGGTCAGGTCTCCTCTACACGGCCTCTGACTGGCAGCTGCAAGCTGACTTAGGGAAGCATCAGAAGTTCCCTCAGCATATTGCTACAACATGACTCTGGGCAGACATAATAATCAATGCCTGATGCAACAAAACAGCTGATTGTGCTCAGACTCACAGTGCCCTGAGAAGAGCAGATGGAAGaagcaaatgaaagaaaatgtgCAAAGTACCAGGTGCTGGTAAAGAAGTACGAGCCAATAGAGGTGGGCTATAGAGATTTAGCAGGATGCTCATTTTGCAAAGTTCCAACCAACTGGGCCTAACAGGAGTGGCTAAGAAGAGGGCCATCTGATCCGCATGCCAAGTTGCAGAGAAGGCCACAAGGTGGCTGTGCAAGCTGGGGTCTGATTAACCTCAGTTGGGTCACCTGGGCAAGGGTGTCTGATGTTGAAAAACCCGAAACACCCAGTGACCCCAGCAGCAGTTCTCATGCTGATGGTGGCCAGGGTTTGCTGTGGCTTTCCAAACTTGTGCTAGCTTTAGCAATTAGCGTGCACTCTTTTTAGTTTGTATTGcagcagctttctgcaggtAAATGTTCTTTATTCAAGGTGTCTGccttttctgcttgttttcttGCTGATAGTTTTTTGTCCTGTGTTTTATTGTGTATATGTTTGATTACACAGTGACTGTAAAAAGCATGGACAGCATAACGTCTCTCAAAAGACACCACAGGtaatatatattcaatatttacatttatacatgtatacatttctgcatatttatatattacatttactggacaaactgggtaTTCAGGGGAAAATCTGCTTTGCTTCTGGTTCTCTTGGCTGCATCAAAAACCCAGTGATGGTGgtcagtttttacagttttttgtCCTGTGTTTGATCATATTTGTCAGTGCTCAAATAGTGGGTGgcaattttatttttgtttatttttttacactctctctcactgttacaCAGCAGGCTTTTGAAACTCTGCCTTCGCAAAAAGGTGGGTAAAACTACTCAGATGGTAGCAGTGAAATCTTAATGAATTATACAGCTTAATTTTTTGACCCCCAAAAAACAACCATTTTAGAATTTGCATGTTGGTCGTCACCCCAAAATATATGTGTACTAGCACTGAAAATGTGACTGATAATGTAAACAATCATTCATTGTTAAAGGTTGGATTACCAAAATTCTGTGAATGTATGACATTGAATCACCTATGGCTCTTATCTTCTAGAATGCTCAAAAAGGACACCAATGGACATGCCACCACCAGCTAGCTGAAACTTTCTATAAACACAGCATTCACTTCCACAACACAATGTTGCTTCAAGGGAGGATAGAACTAAAACTAggaactaaaataataatttactaCTATAAGTACTtactacaaaaacaacaacaataataataatgatgatgataataataataataataataataataatatattcattCAAATTCTGTCCTTTCCCCAGAACCTTATGAGCCTAATCTCTCTGCTTAACAGATAGTTTAAATTTCCAAGTGAATGCTGGTGAATATATCTAGCACTGAATACatgttaaatatatttacagtgtgtgcaaagtTTAATGCAAAGGATGTATGAAAACTGCAGCTGCAACAACTGTAATTACAAAAAGCttcatgtaattacataatgcAAACAGTGTTCAAGTATATAGTGTCATGCAATATTTTCAGCAGTTTTTGACGTTTCTGTTAATGTGAATAAGTAAGCTGATAAAAGATGACCTGAAAGTacaatttaaattacattttaatgcacatgacatgtttccaaaatgcatcatgCTTGTTTAGATATATGCTAAAATGTTAAATTTCAACTTAAACTCCTATTCCTATTCCTATTAACTGCAATTCCTTAATTTGATAATGGACTGAGGAAACAGATACTTGAAAACATGTTACtgtcttcttatagccttctctTGCTTTGTGGgagttaattattttaattatcaGAGTGCTGCTTAGAGGTGCCCATGGTTGCTAATTACGGGAACATACTCCACCAATACTACttatactactaatactacttacCAATTCACAGAAATtttgcccaaatgtttgcatgccactgcaAATGTCAGGCTGTTTAGATTAATGACAATACTGCATTTGCATGCCTACTGCATTAGAATGATCTGAACACAAAATTACAATTTTGTTAatgttgatttattttaatCATTATAAAACAAAATCATGTAGAAAATGACAAACAGAAATGGTAATGGTATATTATTAAACGGTTACATCGTCATTTGCCATCaagtaaatacatacaaattaaTCCAAAAGCTAAATAAAATTCAGTGCTGATGCAATATATTGAATCTAATGCAAAAATGAATGTAAGATGTAAATCGAAAATATATGCACATCCCCCTACAAAGAACATTCTAAAGCATAATTAATGTTTAGTCATTCTTCATTCTTCActtcactatacacacacacacacacacacatatatatatatatatatatatatatatatatatatatatatatatatatatatatatatatatgtataatataataatatataataatcagCCAATCGatcatgtggactgatgcaCTGCAGTTATGCATAAACTCATGCAGATGTCCCAGCAGCTTAATGTAATTTTTACAACCATTAGAATCATCAACCATTAGAAACATGTGATATCAGTGATTTTGCAAGGGCATGATAACATGATAACAGAGTGCAAAagaatgagcagcagttctgcagacagaaacagcTTGTTAATGCAAATCTTGTTTTCTGCTATGGCATGCAGATGCACcaagcatgaatccatggatcCAACCTGCTTGGTGGAGGTtatgtaatggtgtggggaatgtttctCTTGGCACATTTTGGCCTCCTTTTTATAGTTTTCACTAGTTCActgcttggtgagtgtatatgtacacagacacacacaaatatcCTCATGTTCATCCTCAGATTTTGgactttttaacattttaaatctgTCCTGTACAATGTATCAAACGATGATTGAACCAATGAAAGTGGTCCACAATTACTCGTCAAAAACATTGAGTTACATTTAAAGTTAATAAGTTTTTTTCATTCTCATTTTAAGTTTCCATTTGGAGGTTATGATGGTAAACAGAGGCAAACTTTGTTACTGTGAATGGTTAAGAAGACTATGcaatcagaaaaaaaatatttgtttagTAAAAAACAAAGTAGCACCAAATAAAATCCTGTAAAATTACAACAAATTTATCTGTAAATTAACCAAACagttcattttttcatttttttgtactaaatgtatgtaaaattaCAATGATTATCTGCATTTAAATATGCAGATAGTAATATaaagtttgtttatttgtaattttaagGGAAAATATTATTAgttttatatttgtgtgttcactgtaaaaaaaatcaatccaTGAAAATTTTGCTTAATGAAAATTTTGTGTACAAACacaaaatgtttaataaaaccttAAATATATTATTCAGAGATATTAACAGATATTAAGTTTTTGTGCAGGTTGTTCTTTTTGTCGACAAGAGCCACTGTTCACACAGAATTTTTCTCTTTCCCGCAGCTCTTTTTCACACACTCACCCCACACAACTGCAGATaatcaggcagaggaggaggagagcggGCGTCTTTGTTGGGGCTGGGTATCCATTTACAGCTAATGCTAGTGCCAAATGATCTTGTCAGTGTTAGTCTATAGGTAGTACATTGTACTCAAGCAGTGGAGTTCAACTGGATCTCTGAAGCTCCAAATGAGCTTGCAATGTAAGATGTTTTTTGTGATTATTTACCTAAACACAGTATATTTAGCGCTTAGCACATAGCTAGCAATAAATGGGCTATGCTACAAGCTATCTATAGTTCTATCTGCAGGAGCATATTAACAGCCACACAGCAGACAAATACATTCATTGACTTGAATTTAAACAACAATAAGTGTGTACAAAGTTACAACAAGCAACATTTGGTTCACTAAATCAGGGTGTGAGTCTTTAGTTGTAGCTAATCAggatgttttctttgtctttgcagCCGCTGTCAAAAAGTGGGACAGCAAGACCAAAGAATTTGAAATATTGCGTGCTGTGGCAGAACATCTGACGTAAGCCGCTCAATTTACCTGTTTGTTTGTCTAGTTGAAATGCATAAATTGTCGTACTACAAATAAATTAGTGCGTTGTTGGTAcatttgtattaataataataataataataataatattttaattcaTGGTTGTAATTAGGTTTACCTCAAGTTGCCGAAACAACCTGAATGGATGCCTTTTCAAATTTAACTTGTAACCAAATTTAAGCACAGAGGAATGCCTTTTTCTCAGTTGCAAAAATCAGTGGAAGACCTCAAAAaaagcagtgcatgcaagacaTGTCATAAAACTTGCTATTTGCAAGAATAGATGAACGGCCCTGAAAGACAGCTGTACTGACTATGTCGGGAGCCCAAACCTTTGCTTCTggcattttttgttatttttactgTGAAAATCAAAATGTCATCTTTATGTCCTACTAACTTACCTATTCACAGTAAGCTATTAAATTGTGACCAGGATGACTACATTTTACATGCCTCTATCTATATACATCATGcttacagaaacacaaaatTGCTTGGTGAATGGTAGATGAGCTAGGCACTCTGCATCAGTCATATATATTACTTACTGTAATTTGAGAGGGTTGTGGGATTGAAGAAGAAGTGGATTTTATCAGGATGCTACTTGTAATTTTGCTGTTGGTCTTAGGTGGAGTACCACTGGATAGTACTGGAATCCTTTGCTCCGACCCAGGGAAATAGCAAGGGCTGATGGGCCGAGAAACACTATTTATAGTTTGCATGTAGGAGTTGCCTAAATGAATATGGATTTTGTTGTCTTCAGTGGTGATGACATTTGGGCCCGAGCTATTGGACGTTTCCAGTTGCCAGCTATTTTGTCTCTCTGGAGTCACACGGAACACAGTGTGACTAGCTGTGGTTTCCACTAGCTCTCTAGGCTGTGCTCTTTCAGGAGTTCCTGTGGGGCCAGACTCTATCTGAGTAGGAGACATGACTCTGTCTGGGGTCACTGAACTAGAGTCAGACACTGCTTGGGAATAAGCTGACATAAGTGAGACTGAGCAATCAGATGTGCAGGGACTTTCTGAGGAAAGACAATCCTTGGTTTTGTTGTATGGTGAGACTGAAGCATTCTGGATGATGGTAATCCTTTTTTTTGGTAGGCTTCCACTGGTTGGGATAACTGCTGTACTGGTATAAGACTGGACGTTCTCTATAGTGGGGCTTGTTACAGAAAGAGTGGCTGTGTTATGGCCATAGTCTGATTTCACCTTGATGTGGAGAGGTTGCCCTGGACTTTGAGCCAGGACTACATTCTCTTGCTTAACATGTGTTTCTTTCTGTTTTGGTTGCATTTTGCCATTATTTGTCTCTCTGCCTTTTAAAAAATGACCTCTAACTTGCTTCATATTGTTGTTCAGGTTGTTGACACTGTTTATAAGCGAGGGATTATATTTAGTAAAGTTAATGTCATTATAACTGGGTTCTTCCTCCACATCACTTTCTTCATACAATTTGCCATTCATCACTGCTCGTTCCAGTGATCCAAGGTTCTTGTAATTAGAAGGCAGGTTGTCTGTTTCATCTGTCTGGACCTCCTTTGTGCAGACTTGAAGATCTGAGAAGCGTCTCCCATTCATGCTTGGCCGAAGGCTTTTACTAAAGTGACGGTATCTTTCCAGCTCCTTCGTTAAAGTTTCCATCTGTCTAACCAGTTCTTTGTTTTTGACTTCCTGCTGAGTAAGTTTCCTCTGCAAAGTTGCATGTTCTGTTTTCATATGGCATATGGACTCTTCTGTACCCATATACTCATGTATCTTTTCCTTCAGTGCTTCCACTTCTCTGGTCAGATGACTGGATTTGACTTCTTCGTCTTTCAGCCGCTTGTAAAGAATGTGTTCTTGGTTGGATTCTTCTTTCTCAGCCAAGTGGTATTTAGAAAGCTCCTTCCTTGAGATCTCCAGTTCTTCTATTAGTACTTTTGCTCGTTCCTGTTCATTGAAGTACCTCTTTTCCAAGGATTCAAACTCATCCTCTGTTTTCATTAGATCGTCTTCAACCATTTTCATTTCAGTGAGCTTCCTCCTAAGCCTTTCCACTTCCTGTGTTAAATCCTTCACTTTGTTGTCTTCCTGTTGGAAGTGATttgggacttttattttttcatcTTTAGCTTTGTTTCTCAAAAATTCCCTTTCAACAGTCTCCAAAGACTGAAGTCTTTTCTTCATCATGCTCACTTTGGATTGTAggtcattgtttttttcctcctcagCTTTCAGCATGGTTCTGAGCTCATCTTGTTCCTTGATAACACTGCACATCTTTTCCTCTAGCTCTGCTTTAGATCTTAAGGCTTTCTTACTCTCTTCAATCAGCTTTTCAGTCACAGATGTGactttgtgctgt of the Salminus brasiliensis chromosome 25, fSalBra1.hap2, whole genome shotgun sequence genome contains:
- the filip1l gene encoding filamin A-interacting protein 1-like isoform X1; protein product: MRSRSNSVENVAELQACSRRQTLGYKEPSSRSRGAGRPCDRETLDEKGRVQYNHKNSSSSGPRERTESGKGRDLSRDDLLFLLSMLEGELQARDEVITVLRADKIDLALLEAHYGFVTPQKVLQALQRDAIQDKGCGWQEDIYEKPMVELDRLVEKQRETYRHMLEQLLLVEQAHKQALCRLEDEKRNHSEFMKKSDEFTNLLEQERERLKLLIDQEKAYQEQKEEENNNKVFNLKEELTKLKSFALLVVDEQQRLTRQLAQQTAKVQELQISTTQAQKELDTAQIRAQEEESKVLRLEAELHDQASRFHQEQEAMTAKLTSEDSQNRQLRQKLSTLSRQLDELEETNKTLRRAEEELQELKDKISSGECGNSSLVTEVEELRKRILEMEGKDEELIKMEELCRDLNRKLEREFNQSHSLKAEVDLLNHRIMELEKLEDTFKKSKQECSSLKCNLEKERAITKHMCNELDVLKVRIKELEAAEIQLEKTELMLKEDLTKLKTLTVMLVDERRAMTEKIKLMEDKVQNSTGKLQAEQHKVTSVTEKLIEESKKALRSKAELEEKMCSVIKEQDELRTMLKAEEEKNNDLQSKVSMMKKRLQSLETVEREFLRNKAKDEKIKVPNHFQQEDNKVKDLTQEVERLRRKLTEMKMVEDDLMKTEDEFESLEKRYFNEQERAKVLIEELEISRKELSKYHLAEKEESNQEHILYKRLKDEEVKSSHLTREVEALKEKIHEYMGTEESICHMKTEHATLQRKLTQQEVKNKELVRQMETLTKELERYRHFSKSLRPSMNGRRFSDLQVCTKEVQTDETDNLPSNYKNLGSLERAVMNGKLYEESDVEEEPSYNDINFTKYNPSLINSVNNLNNNMKQVRGHFLKGRETNNGKMQPKQKETHVKQENVVLAQSPGQPLHIKVKSDYGHNTATLSVTSPTIENVQSYTSTAVIPTSGSLPKKRITIIQNASVSPYNKTKDCLSSESPCTSDCSVSLMSAYSQAVSDSSSVTPDRVMSPTQIESGPTGTPERAQPRELVETTASHTVFRVTPERQNSWQLETSNSSGPNVITTEDNKIHIHLGNSYMQTINSVSRPISPCYFPGSEQRIPVLSSGTPPKTNSKITSSILIKSTSSSIPQPSQITVSNIYD
- the filip1l gene encoding filamin A-interacting protein 1-like isoform X2, with product MRSRSNSVENVAELQACSRRQTLGYKEPSSRSRGAGRPCDRETLDEKGRVQYNHKNSSSSGPRERTESGKGRDLSRDDLLFLLSMLEGELQKVLQALQRDAIQDKGCGWQEDIYEKPMVELDRLVEKQRETYRHMLEQLLLVEQAHKQALCRLEDEKRNHSEFMKKSDEFTNLLEQERERLKLLIDQEKAYQEQKEEENNNKVFNLKEELTKLKSFALLVVDEQQRLTRQLAQQTAKVQELQISTTQAQKELDTAQIRAQEEESKVLRLEAELHDQASRFHQEQEAMTAKLTSEDSQNRQLRQKLSTLSRQLDELEETNKTLRRAEEELQELKDKISSGECGNSSLVTEVEELRKRILEMEGKDEELIKMEELCRDLNRKLEREFNQSHSLKAEVDLLNHRIMELEKLEDTFKKSKQECSSLKCNLEKERAITKHMCNELDVLKVRIKELEAAEIQLEKTELMLKEDLTKLKTLTVMLVDERRAMTEKIKLMEDKVQNSTGKLQAEQHKVTSVTEKLIEESKKALRSKAELEEKMCSVIKEQDELRTMLKAEEEKNNDLQSKVSMMKKRLQSLETVEREFLRNKAKDEKIKVPNHFQQEDNKVKDLTQEVERLRRKLTEMKMVEDDLMKTEDEFESLEKRYFNEQERAKVLIEELEISRKELSKYHLAEKEESNQEHILYKRLKDEEVKSSHLTREVEALKEKIHEYMGTEESICHMKTEHATLQRKLTQQEVKNKELVRQMETLTKELERYRHFSKSLRPSMNGRRFSDLQVCTKEVQTDETDNLPSNYKNLGSLERAVMNGKLYEESDVEEEPSYNDINFTKYNPSLINSVNNLNNNMKQVRGHFLKGRETNNGKMQPKQKETHVKQENVVLAQSPGQPLHIKVKSDYGHNTATLSVTSPTIENVQSYTSTAVIPTSGSLPKKRITIIQNASVSPYNKTKDCLSSESPCTSDCSVSLMSAYSQAVSDSSSVTPDRVMSPTQIESGPTGTPERAQPRELVETTASHTVFRVTPERQNSWQLETSNSSGPNVITTEDNKIHIHLGNSYMQTINSVSRPISPCYFPGSEQRIPVLSSGTPPKTNSKITSSILIKSTSSSIPQPSQITVSNIYD